In Anaerobacillus isosaccharinicus, one genomic interval encodes:
- a CDS encoding sigma-54-dependent transcriptional regulator gives MANLLIVDDEREVGNFLAHLLGGRGYHVTVVYSGKDFFAELEKKQYQLAMIDVRLPDTNGLEILKRLKKIQPACKSIIMTGFSMVQTAIEAIKLGANDYIEKPFDDIDQLEHSIEEMLKNDLTHGQNEINEIASKLDFVVGESEQMRHLLTMAFKIAKKNINVLLEGETGTGKEVFARFIHEASVRQEQPFIGVNCGALSETLLESELFGHEKGSFTGAIQMRKGLFEIASQGTLFLDEVAEASPQIQVKLLRILETREFMRVGSERPLRTNARIIAASHVNLEQAVRAKSFREDLLYRLNVVKLQIPPLRSRKEDIVHLINFLLAKQPDRQIKFTDEAITLLMNYDWPGNIRELANVVTRATTLSEGETDLVTPQYLPQHLQEQKEKKKVFTLQLEHPSRKNHRMLKPSKNSEFEQYVNGWVYDLLKFWQSDEIEFEVVSQHIKQFEATVGQSFMRKALRETLGNRKEAAAVLKISERKLRYLLNEKGG, from the coding sequence ATGGCTAACTTACTTATTGTTGATGATGAGCGCGAAGTAGGAAACTTCTTGGCCCATCTTCTAGGTGGGAGGGGCTATCATGTTACTGTTGTTTATTCAGGGAAAGATTTCTTTGCGGAGTTAGAAAAAAAGCAGTATCAGTTAGCGATGATTGATGTAAGGTTACCAGATACAAACGGGTTGGAAATTTTGAAGCGTTTAAAAAAAATCCAACCAGCGTGTAAATCAATTATCATGACCGGTTTTAGTATGGTACAGACGGCTATTGAGGCGATTAAATTGGGGGCAAATGATTACATTGAAAAACCATTTGATGATATCGACCAATTAGAACATTCGATTGAGGAAATGCTAAAAAACGACCTTACACATGGTCAAAATGAAATTAATGAGATAGCGAGTAAGCTAGATTTTGTCGTTGGTGAAAGTGAACAAATGCGGCACTTATTGACTATGGCATTTAAAATTGCAAAAAAGAATATTAATGTATTACTTGAAGGAGAAACAGGTACTGGAAAAGAAGTATTTGCGCGGTTTATCCACGAGGCAAGTGTCCGTCAGGAGCAACCATTTATAGGGGTTAACTGTGGTGCTCTTTCTGAAACTCTATTAGAAAGTGAGTTATTCGGTCATGAGAAAGGTTCGTTTACAGGAGCCATTCAAATGCGCAAAGGGTTATTTGAGATTGCCAGTCAAGGAACGCTTTTTCTAGATGAGGTGGCAGAAGCATCACCACAAATTCAAGTGAAATTATTGCGGATTTTAGAAACAAGAGAGTTTATGAGAGTAGGAAGTGAGCGTCCGCTTCGCACGAACGCACGTATCATTGCTGCTTCTCACGTGAACCTAGAGCAAGCGGTGCGGGCAAAGTCATTTCGCGAGGACTTATTGTATCGATTAAATGTAGTTAAGCTTCAAATTCCTCCTTTACGAAGTCGAAAAGAAGACATTGTGCACTTAATCAATTTTTTACTAGCAAAACAACCTGATCGTCAGATTAAATTTACAGATGAGGCGATAACCCTATTAATGAACTATGACTGGCCAGGAAACATTCGTGAGCTTGCTAATGTTGTTACTAGAGCAACGACACTGTCAGAAGGCGAAACAGACTTAGTTACTCCACAATACTTACCACAGCATCTACAAGAGCAGAAGGAAAAAAAGAAAGTGTTCACCCTTCAACTTGAGCATCCTAGTAGAAAAAATCACCGTATGTTGAAGCCAAGTAAAAATTCAGAGTTTGAACAATACGTAAATGGTTGGGTATATGATTTGCTAAAGTTTTGGCAAAGCGATGAGATTGAATTTGAAGTAGTATCACAACATATAAAACAATTTGAGGCAACCGTTGGGCAGTCCTTTATGAGAAAAGCATTGCGTGAGACGTTAGGAAATCGAAAGGAAGCTGCAGCCGTTTTAAAAATAAGTGAGCGAAAGTTACGCTATCTATTAAATGAAAAAGGAGGCTGA
- a CDS encoding iron-containing alcohol dehydrogenase: MHINKFITPEIIFGKGAIDQVGDSCLRLGAKKVLIVSDPGVIEAGWLEKAIEGCKQVGLAYSTYDEVTTNPKDFEVEKGCHVYKENECDAVIGIGGGSVMDVAKAIAIVVTNGGRISDYEGVDQIKVPLPPLVMVATTAGSGSEVSQFSVIVDCERKKKMTIISKSLVPDIAIVDPFTLVTKDRYLTASTGMDVLTHAIESFVSIAATPLTDVQAKNSIKLVCEFLRPSVASKTNEEAKAAMAMASLQAGLAFSNAILGAAHALSHAIGGRFELSHGEVNAILLPHVMEFNYIAAPQKFLKIAELMGVDVRGSSGYEVGKQAIDKVRALSKDVGAPQRLSEVGLKEDSILEMSQAALDDACMITNPRDISIEDVKELFRKAF; the protein is encoded by the coding sequence ATGCATATTAATAAATTCATTACTCCTGAAATTATTTTTGGTAAGGGTGCCATAGACCAAGTTGGTGATAGTTGTTTAAGATTAGGTGCAAAAAAGGTTTTAATCGTTAGTGATCCTGGTGTGATAGAAGCAGGTTGGTTGGAAAAGGCGATTGAGGGTTGTAAGCAAGTTGGTTTGGCTTATTCTACATACGATGAGGTAACGACAAACCCAAAAGATTTTGAGGTAGAAAAAGGCTGTCATGTGTATAAGGAAAATGAATGTGATGCTGTTATTGGTATCGGTGGTGGAAGTGTGATGGATGTGGCGAAAGCAATTGCCATTGTCGTAACAAATGGAGGAAGAATCTCTGATTATGAAGGTGTCGATCAAATCAAAGTTCCCCTACCACCACTAGTGATGGTTGCTACAACAGCAGGCTCTGGTTCAGAAGTCTCGCAATTCTCTGTCATTGTTGATTGTGAGCGAAAAAAGAAAATGACGATTATCTCAAAGTCATTAGTTCCAGATATAGCTATCGTTGATCCGTTTACTTTAGTAACAAAAGACAGATATTTAACTGCTTCAACAGGTATGGATGTACTGACACATGCCATTGAATCTTTTGTGAGTATTGCAGCAACACCTTTAACTGATGTTCAGGCAAAAAACTCGATTAAACTCGTTTGTGAGTTTTTACGACCGTCTGTTGCTTCGAAAACGAATGAAGAAGCAAAAGCAGCAATGGCAATGGCTAGCTTACAGGCAGGCTTAGCTTTTTCTAATGCCATCTTAGGTGCTGCTCATGCGTTGAGTCATGCAATAGGTGGAAGGTTTGAACTTTCCCATGGTGAGGTAAATGCTATTTTACTTCCACATGTAATGGAATTTAATTATATAGCTGCACCACAAAAATTTTTAAAAATTGCTGAGTTAATGGGTGTTGATGTTCGAGGATCCTCTGGCTATGAAGTTGGTAAACAAGCAATCGACAAAGTGAGAGCGCTTTCAAAAGATGTTGGAGCTCCGCAACGGTTGTCAGAGGTTGGATTAAAAGAAGACTCTATCCTTGAAATGAGTCAAGCAGCATTAGATGATGCTTGCATGATTACGAATCCGCGAGATATATCAATAGAAGATGTAAAAGAGCTTTTTAGAAAAGCGTTTTAA
- a CDS encoding DnaD domain protein yields MGQRLNGYKSVAPIEFLKSKMGREATLNEILLLDYLLDTYKFSPGILNMLVEQVLKLNNHKFSRGFTIKVANEWSEQNITSLIKAEEYAKKEYEKFLQLQKRDNFGEIRELTVKEKEIINRIYYKSSLDEEILDLVISYCMKINDGYIISWFINRSVEFLENHHVENRVDAQALLHTFHQKYVLNFGRETYVNS; encoded by the coding sequence TTGGGTCAGCGTTTAAACGGCTATAAAAGTGTGGCACCAATTGAATTTCTTAAAAGTAAAATGGGTCGCGAAGCAACATTAAACGAAATCCTACTTCTTGACTATCTTCTAGACACCTATAAATTTTCTCCGGGCATTCTCAATATGCTCGTAGAACAAGTTTTAAAACTAAATAATCATAAATTTTCACGTGGCTTTACGATTAAAGTCGCTAACGAATGGAGTGAACAAAACATCACTTCGTTAATAAAGGCAGAGGAATATGCAAAAAAAGAGTATGAAAAATTTCTACAGCTCCAAAAAAGAGATAATTTTGGAGAAATTCGTGAACTAACGGTTAAAGAAAAAGAAATTATAAATCGGATTTATTATAAATCTTCATTAGATGAAGAAATTCTAGATTTGGTGATTAGTTACTGCATGAAAATTAATGATGGGTATATTATTTCTTGGTTCATCAATCGATCCGTTGAATTTTTGGAAAACCATCATGTTGAAAATAGAGTTGATGCACAAGCATTGCTGCATACATTTCATCAAAAGTACGTCTTGAACTTTGGACGTGAAACATACGTTAATAGTTAG
- a CDS encoding PocR ligand-binding domain-containing protein has translation MRKILQLNNVVEVEVLQKIQDDFSEVTGFAAITVDYRGKPFTKHSGCSKYCSIIRYRNESKDLCEKCDSRAGLEASRTGEPYIYMCHSGFIDFAAPIIVNGQYLGSIMGGQVVCADSHPEVTTIIDETIDIEEDVELIEAYTQIPIVPFKKIEAAAHLMFNIANKIAQKGFVNVIQKELHEQSLQLIQSRNSEANLETALKAAELKTLQSQINRQFLIQTLNIVGNLSFIEKAPQTEEATFVFIDVVKFLISNIGKEVTIEKELNYINNYLALQKIRLGEKFSYEILVAENTKELMIPSMMIQPIVENAIVHGIETKPGDGFVKVHIQIKDDFFEITVEDNGIGMSEHVIEGILQSPNDEHNLKLNLKVLKQRLIERYSNKARLYIRSKEGSGTAVTIALPLFKWT, from the coding sequence ATGAGAAAAATATTACAGCTTAACAATGTCGTCGAAGTGGAAGTATTACAAAAAATTCAAGATGATTTTTCTGAAGTTACAGGGTTTGCAGCGATTACCGTGGACTACCGTGGAAAACCGTTTACAAAACATAGTGGCTGTTCAAAATACTGTTCAATTATTCGTTACCGAAACGAATCAAAAGATCTTTGCGAAAAATGTGATTCTAGAGCTGGATTAGAAGCATCGCGTACAGGCGAACCATATATATATATGTGCCATTCAGGTTTTATCGATTTTGCAGCGCCTATTATTGTTAATGGACAGTACTTAGGTTCGATAATGGGAGGTCAAGTTGTTTGTGCTGATAGTCATCCAGAGGTAACAACGATTATTGATGAGACAATTGATATTGAAGAAGATGTTGAACTAATTGAGGCTTATACCCAAATTCCAATTGTCCCATTTAAGAAAATTGAGGCGGCAGCGCATCTAATGTTCAATATTGCAAATAAAATAGCCCAAAAGGGATTTGTTAATGTCATTCAAAAAGAGTTGCATGAACAATCACTTCAATTAATCCAATCTAGAAATTCAGAGGCTAATTTAGAAACAGCTTTAAAGGCTGCAGAGCTAAAAACACTTCAATCACAAATTAATCGTCAGTTTTTAATTCAAACTCTTAATATCGTTGGGAATTTATCATTTATAGAAAAAGCACCGCAAACTGAAGAAGCTACCTTTGTTTTCATTGACGTTGTTAAGTTTTTAATCTCGAATATTGGTAAAGAGGTTACGATAGAAAAGGAATTAAATTATATTAACAACTATCTCGCCTTACAAAAAATTCGCTTAGGAGAAAAATTCAGCTATGAAATTCTCGTAGCAGAAAATACGAAGGAATTAATGATCCCATCAATGATGATTCAACCTATCGTTGAAAATGCTATTGTCCATGGCATTGAAACAAAGCCAGGAGATGGTTTTGTAAAGGTCCATATCCAGATAAAAGATGATTTCTTTGAAATAACAGTTGAGGATAATGGGATTGGGATGAGTGAACATGTTATCGAAGGTATCTTGCAATCTCCTAATGACGAACATAATTTAAAGCTGAATTTAAAGGTTTTAAAGCAAAGATTAATAGAACGATATTCAAATAAAGCGAGGTTGTATATACGAAGTAAAGAGGGCAGCGGGACAGCTGTAACAATCGCTTTGCCACTTTTTAAATGGACTTAA
- a CDS encoding helix-turn-helix domain-containing protein, with protein MLKIIIADLEPIQRKSIKMLLQEKYRNQVIVLETEQGQEVIDFVENNGIDLVILDNRLVGLDGLTCAKRIKEKKPYQKLIVYTMSEDRSIKEAYQAIGIVEFLIKPLRPQILIDVIGKVLAQIPETPKRKMNLKIEEILEFIDSHLNQDLTLTYVAERMNFSSYYLSKVFKKELGVNFVKYVTERKMDKAKELLKDDDIPIVNIAFDIGYPEPSYFTKVFKKVENMTPSQYRNQYSRYK; from the coding sequence ATGTTAAAAATCATCATTGCGGACTTAGAACCAATTCAAAGAAAAAGTATCAAGATGCTCTTACAAGAGAAATACCGAAATCAAGTAATAGTACTCGAAACAGAACAAGGACAAGAAGTAATTGATTTCGTCGAAAATAATGGCATTGATTTAGTCATACTAGATAACCGGTTAGTCGGTTTAGATGGACTAACTTGTGCCAAAAGAATAAAGGAAAAAAAGCCTTACCAAAAGCTGATTGTCTATACAATGTCCGAAGATCGCTCCATTAAAGAGGCCTACCAGGCAATAGGTATTGTAGAGTTCTTAATCAAGCCATTAAGGCCACAAATTCTCATTGATGTTATTGGTAAGGTATTAGCTCAAATTCCTGAAACGCCAAAAAGGAAAATGAATTTGAAGATTGAGGAGATTTTAGAGTTTATTGATAGTCATTTAAATCAAGATTTGACATTAACTTATGTTGCCGAGCGCATGAATTTTAGCTCTTATTATTTAAGTAAAGTTTTTAAAAAAGAGTTAGGTGTAAATTTTGTAAAGTATGTGACTGAACGGAAAATGGATAAAGCAAAAGAACTTTTAAAAGATGATGATATCCCGATTGTAAATATCGCCTTTGATATTGGATATCCTGAACCAAGCTATTTTACAAAAGTATTTAAAAAGGTTGAGAATATGACACCTAGTCAATATCGAAATCAATATAGTAGGTATAAATAA
- a CDS encoding UbiD family decarboxylase, with product MYQNLEECILDLEKNGQLVRIHEEVDPYLEMAAIHLKVFEAGGPALLFENVKGSKFRAISNLFGTVERSKYIFRKTWDGAQNVVALRNDPVKALKNPFKHVSTGLAASKALPLKKSTSLPVTHQEINISDLPLIQHWPDDGGAFVTLPQVYSEDPEKPGIMNANLGMYRIQLSGNDYELNKEIGLHYQIHRGIGVHQDKATRKGEPLKVSIFIGGPPAHTLSAVMPLPEGLSEMTFAGLLSGRRFRYSYIDGYCISNDADFVITGEIHPGETKPEGPFGDHLGYYSLTHEFPLMKVNKVYAKENAIWPFTVVGRPPQEDTAFGDLIHELTGDAIKQEIPGVKEVHAVDAAGVHPLLFAIGSERYTPYQSVKQPAELLTITNRILGTGQLSLAKYLFITAEDQQPLDTHKEAEFLAYILERIDLHRDIHFYTNTTIDTLDYSGTGLNTGSKVVFAAYGDKKRDLCNDVPDNLKGLRDFKNPHLIMPGIVAIEGSKFSTNANAEQEAKELSEAIQLKGSMPSCPMIILCDDSDFMSESISNFLWATFTRSNPSHDIHGVNSHYEFKHWACDNIIIDARTKPHHAPPLIPDPTVQKNIERFFVKGASLAGVKVD from the coding sequence ATGTATCAAAATTTAGAAGAGTGTATTCTTGATTTGGAAAAAAACGGTCAATTAGTGCGTATACACGAAGAAGTTGATCCATACCTTGAGATGGCTGCTATCCATCTCAAAGTTTTTGAAGCTGGTGGGCCAGCATTATTATTTGAAAATGTAAAAGGTTCAAAGTTTCGAGCAATCTCTAATTTGTTCGGAACAGTAGAGAGAAGCAAATATATTTTTCGAAAAACATGGGATGGCGCTCAGAATGTTGTTGCGTTACGAAATGATCCCGTTAAAGCACTAAAAAATCCATTTAAACATGTTAGCACTGGGTTAGCTGCTTCAAAAGCACTACCTTTGAAAAAATCGACTAGTCTACCAGTTACACACCAGGAAATTAACATCTCTGACCTCCCACTAATTCAACATTGGCCTGATGATGGCGGTGCTTTCGTAACTTTACCTCAAGTGTATAGTGAAGATCCTGAAAAGCCTGGCATTATGAATGCTAATTTGGGGATGTACCGAATTCAACTTAGTGGGAATGACTATGAACTAAATAAAGAAATTGGCTTGCACTACCAAATCCACCGTGGAATTGGCGTTCATCAAGATAAAGCAACACGAAAAGGCGAACCATTAAAGGTTAGTATCTTTATTGGTGGACCTCCAGCTCATACATTATCAGCAGTTATGCCCTTGCCAGAAGGCTTAAGTGAAATGACATTTGCTGGTTTACTTTCAGGGCGCCGTTTCCGATATAGCTACATAGATGGGTATTGCATTAGTAACGATGCTGATTTTGTTATTACAGGAGAAATACACCCTGGCGAAACGAAACCGGAAGGACCTTTTGGCGACCATTTGGGCTATTACAGCTTAACCCATGAATTCCCTCTGATGAAGGTTAATAAAGTGTACGCGAAAGAAAATGCGATCTGGCCTTTTACAGTTGTAGGTCGTCCTCCTCAGGAAGATACAGCTTTTGGTGATCTAATCCATGAGTTAACAGGAGATGCAATAAAGCAAGAAATACCTGGCGTGAAAGAAGTTCATGCAGTAGATGCAGCTGGTGTTCACCCATTGCTCTTTGCCATCGGTAGCGAACGTTACACACCTTATCAAAGTGTAAAGCAACCAGCTGAGCTACTTACGATCACGAATCGCATTTTAGGAACTGGTCAATTGAGTCTAGCTAAGTATTTATTTATTACTGCTGAAGACCAGCAACCTTTAGATACCCATAAGGAAGCAGAGTTTTTAGCCTATATTTTAGAACGAATCGATCTCCACAGAGACATTCATTTTTATACAAATACAACGATTGATACTTTAGATTATTCTGGAACAGGCTTAAATACAGGTAGCAAAGTTGTCTTTGCAGCTTATGGCGATAAGAAAAGAGACTTATGTAACGACGTACCTGATAACTTAAAAGGTTTGCGAGATTTCAAAAACCCGCACTTAATTATGCCAGGTATCGTTGCCATAGAAGGTTCAAAGTTCTCCACAAACGCTAACGCAGAACAAGAAGCAAAAGAATTATCCGAGGCAATTCAATTGAAGGGTTCAATGCCATCTTGCCCAATGATCATCCTTTGCGACGATAGCGATTTTATGAGCGAATCGATTAGTAACTTTTTATGGGCAACATTTACAAGAAGCAACCCATCTCATGATATTCATGGCGTTAACAGTCACTACGAATTTAAGCACTGGGCTTGCGACAATATCATTATCGACGCCCGAACAAAGCCGCATCATGCACCACCACTAATTCCAGACCCAACGGTTCAAAAGAACATTGAACGTTTCTTTGTTAAAGGGGCTAGTTTAGCTGGGGTAAAAGTTGATTAA
- a CDS encoding B3/4 domain-containing protein, with protein MLITINDELKSIVPGFTVGVISYSNINVQQSATEIKLDLKEISSRQQKHSNVTEVNGIKAGRSLFKALGIDPSRYRPSSEALLRRIIKGDDLPSIHSAADVNNLFSIKYALPIGIYDEDKLDSPIEIRIGNNLDQYEAINNRETNMSGKLLSADTIGPFGSPIVDSKRTMVTIDTKNALQLIYFHLELKEEEKDAIMKDLSEYFTFHHGGKASSLII; from the coding sequence ATGTTAATCACAATTAACGATGAATTAAAATCTATCGTGCCAGGTTTTACAGTTGGCGTAATTTCTTATTCTAATATAAATGTACAGCAATCTGCAACCGAAATAAAGTTAGACCTGAAGGAAATATCTTCAAGACAGCAAAAACATAGTAACGTGACTGAGGTTAATGGCATCAAAGCGGGGCGCAGTTTGTTCAAAGCGCTAGGAATAGATCCTTCTAGATATCGGCCTTCATCTGAGGCTCTTCTCCGTAGAATAATTAAAGGCGATGATCTTCCTAGCATCCATTCAGCCGCTGATGTTAATAATCTTTTTTCCATAAAGTACGCGCTGCCCATTGGGATTTACGACGAAGATAAGCTCGATTCCCCTATTGAAATACGGATTGGTAATAACCTAGATCAATATGAAGCTATAAACAATCGTGAAACAAATATGAGTGGTAAATTGTTATCCGCTGATACAATTGGCCCCTTTGGTAGTCCGATTGTCGACTCGAAACGGACAATGGTAACAATCGATACCAAAAATGCGCTCCAGCTCATCTACTTTCATCTCGAACTAAAGGAAGAAGAAAAGGATGCAATTATGAAAGATTTGAGCGAATATTTCACGTTTCACCATGGGGGGAAGGCATCATCGCTAATTATCTAA
- a CDS encoding iron-containing alcohol dehydrogenase, with protein MATEQTFGFYMPTVNLMGVGAVKEAGPRIKSLGSSKTLLVTDEGLFKMGVADEVAAYIREAGVDVVIFPGAEPNPTDLNVEAGLTVYKENNCDSIVSLGGGSSHDCAKGIGIVATNGGTIHNYEGIDQSKLGMPPFVAINTTSGTASEMTRFCIITDTSRKVKMAIVDKNATPTVSINDPILTVKKPAGLTAATGMDALTHAIEAYVSTAATPVTDACALQAIRLVSKSLRGAVANGDDVDARNDMTYAQFLAGMAFNNASLGYVHAIAHQLGGIYNLPHGVCNAVLLPHVERFNLVAKQERFVDIAVALGENVSGLSTREAAEKALTAIEQLSQDLGIPGNLQALGVKEEDFELLATNAMKDACSFTNPRKANLQDIINILAAAYEVKEPQKAPVTI; from the coding sequence ATGGCAACTGAACAAACTTTTGGATTTTACATGCCTACAGTAAACTTAATGGGGGTTGGAGCTGTTAAAGAAGCAGGTCCAAGAATTAAATCTTTAGGATCAAGTAAAACGTTATTAGTAACTGACGAAGGTTTATTTAAAATGGGAGTTGCAGATGAAGTAGCAGCTTACATACGTGAAGCAGGTGTTGATGTCGTTATTTTTCCTGGTGCTGAACCGAACCCAACAGATCTAAACGTTGAAGCAGGTTTAACTGTTTATAAAGAAAACAACTGTGATTCTATCGTTTCTCTTGGTGGCGGAAGCTCTCATGACTGTGCTAAAGGAATTGGAATTGTTGCAACAAACGGTGGGACAATTCACAATTATGAAGGAATTGATCAATCTAAATTAGGAATGCCTCCTTTTGTGGCAATCAATACAACGTCAGGAACTGCTAGTGAAATGACACGTTTCTGTATCATTACTGACACATCGAGAAAAGTAAAAATGGCGATTGTCGATAAAAATGCAACGCCAACAGTATCAATTAATGACCCAATTTTAACAGTTAAGAAACCTGCTGGTTTAACTGCAGCAACTGGTATGGATGCTTTAACTCATGCCATTGAAGCCTATGTTTCAACAGCCGCTACACCAGTAACAGATGCTTGTGCTCTTCAAGCAATCCGATTAGTTAGCAAAAGTTTAAGAGGAGCAGTTGCAAACGGTGATGATGTCGATGCTCGTAACGATATGACTTATGCTCAATTCTTAGCTGGTATGGCATTTAACAATGCTTCACTAGGTTATGTTCACGCAATCGCTCACCAATTAGGTGGCATTTACAACTTACCACACGGAGTTTGTAATGCAGTTCTCTTACCGCACGTAGAGCGTTTCAATTTAGTAGCTAAGCAAGAGCGTTTCGTTGATATTGCTGTTGCTTTAGGTGAAAATGTAAGCGGTTTATCGACTCGTGAAGCAGCTGAAAAAGCTCTTACTGCAATCGAGCAACTATCTCAAGACTTAGGAATTCCAGGCAACTTACAAGCACTTGGCGTAAAAGAAGAAGACTTCGAATTATTAGCGACTAATGCTATGAAAGATGCTTGTTCATTTACAAACCCACGTAAAGCAAACTTACAAGATATTATCAATATTCTTGCAGCTGCTTACGAAGTTAAGGAACCACAAAAAGCGCCTGTAACGATTTAA
- a CDS encoding GAF domain-containing sensor histidine kinase yields MAVIEDKQNMIELLTGVKSSKQSYYMELKKTIRQLEKKNMKLEIINDVMKSFNIHMTMDEMLGNVLEKLKHIITFDRLSLSLFENNELILSNVYPQDLMPVRSLPKKNSLYWQSINRKQPIYYSFSTKEQQLSIVEEDMLRSLNIESVLLIPLISKEAVIGVISFESKRQISYETQDLSFLQQLADQLAVCIDNAKLYNAVLQGKKEWEETFRAVLDMIIFVDMEDTIIRFNDAVPRFFQMDGKELNGQKISRILFQDQDGEEWKSYKMKQPAYCQMSVKNKRICEIYTYPVSNEKDEMYGVIFYMKDVTEKVHTEAQLIHSGKLAAIGEMAAGVAHELNSPLTAILGNSQLLMRQFEKGTSSHQLLQDIKNCGDRCKNIIRNLLTFSRQDQFVLQDSSVNYAVEQVLSLVGYQIERENIRIVSRLKDDLPLVEGSVQQIEQVVINFLLNAKDALTEVDRQEKKIEIETNVKVVDDEEWVYLSVTDNGVGIKEKDVTAIFNPFFTTKESIKGNGLGLSVSLGIAKMHGGKIEVTSVEGKGSCFTLLLPKGEMYG; encoded by the coding sequence ATGGCTGTGATTGAAGATAAACAAAATATGATTGAACTTCTTACAGGGGTGAAATCTTCAAAACAAAGCTATTATATGGAATTAAAGAAAACGATTCGTCAATTAGAGAAAAAGAATATGAAGCTTGAGATTATTAATGATGTCATGAAGAGCTTTAATATTCATATGACAATGGATGAGATGCTTGGCAATGTCTTAGAGAAATTGAAGCATATTATTACGTTTGACCGATTAAGTCTTTCTCTATTTGAAAATAATGAGCTAATTTTATCAAATGTCTATCCACAAGATTTAATGCCAGTAAGATCCTTACCAAAGAAGAATTCATTATATTGGCAATCGATTAATAGGAAACAACCAATCTATTATTCTTTTTCTACGAAAGAACAGCAATTATCAATAGTAGAAGAAGATATGTTAAGAAGCTTAAACATAGAATCTGTTTTACTTATTCCTTTAATAAGTAAAGAAGCGGTCATTGGTGTGATTAGTTTTGAAAGTAAGCGCCAAATCAGTTATGAGACGCAAGATCTATCATTTTTACAGCAACTAGCAGATCAATTGGCTGTTTGTATTGATAATGCGAAGCTTTATAATGCAGTACTACAAGGGAAGAAGGAATGGGAAGAAACGTTTCGGGCTGTCCTTGATATGATTATTTTTGTGGATATGGAAGATACAATTATCCGCTTTAACGATGCGGTCCCACGATTTTTTCAAATGGATGGAAAAGAGTTAAATGGGCAGAAGATATCTCGTATTTTGTTTCAAGATCAGGACGGAGAAGAATGGAAAAGTTATAAAATGAAACAACCAGCATATTGTCAAATGAGTGTAAAAAACAAAAGAATTTGTGAAATTTATACATATCCAGTGTCTAATGAAAAAGATGAGATGTACGGGGTTATCTTCTACATGAAGGATGTAACGGAAAAAGTGCATACAGAAGCCCAATTAATTCATTCAGGAAAGTTGGCGGCTATAGGGGAAATGGCTGCCGGCGTTGCCCATGAATTGAATAGTCCACTTACAGCAATTCTTGGTAACTCACAACTATTAATGCGCCAGTTTGAAAAAGGAACTTCGTCTCATCAACTTTTACAAGATATCAAGAATTGTGGTGACCGCTGTAAAAATATCATTCGAAATTTATTGACGTTTTCAAGACAAGATCAATTTGTGCTCCAAGATTCTTCGGTAAATTATGCGGTAGAACAAGTTTTATCATTAGTTGGTTACCAAATTGAACGGGAGAATATACGAATTGTTAGTAGGTTAAAAGACGATCTACCGTTAGTAGAAGGTTCAGTACAACAAATTGAACAAGTAGTAATTAATTTTTTATTAAATGCTAAAGATGCTTTAACTGAAGTTGACCGTCAGGAAAAGAAAATTGAAATTGAAACAAATGTTAAGGTGGTTGACGACGAAGAATGGGTTTACTTATCTGTAACTGATAATGGGGTTGGAATCAAAGAAAAAGATGTAACAGCGATTTTCAATCCCTTTTTTACAACTAAAGAGTCAATCAAGGGGAATGGCTTAGGATTATCAGTTAGTCTTGGGATTGCAAAAATGCATGGTGGGAAAATTGAAGTTACAAGTGTTGAGGGAAAAGGGAGTTGTTTTACATTGCTATTGCCTAAGGGGGAAATGTATGGCTAA